In a single window of the Mesoplodon densirostris isolate mMesDen1 chromosome 16, mMesDen1 primary haplotype, whole genome shotgun sequence genome:
- the SLC2A4RG gene encoding SLC2A4 regulator isoform X1 — translation MEAERPPAPGPGCGRPPLRAAGRDPAAAPVSVPAPPQGPAVEFALPQEPEPRAADFGAPGAGAAGPPTPSAHIPVPGHRAPPGKARLDEVMAAAALTSLSTSPLLLGAPAVAFSTEPSLEPWREAPVRPPGSSGSSGDGGWGPTSDQSSPPTPSPPLPPEAAHFLFGEPALRKRKSSLQGLFQCLWKRCGKVLSSASGMQRHIRLVHLGRRQAEPEQSDGEEDFYYTELDVGVDSLTDGLSGLTPGSPTASVPPAFPRLEPLEPPALPILLRPPALPPPPVLSSLPAPQVCPSDPTCQVGEASGGSGGARGHSSVSSQGCLAPVHPEPQPIPVRACAPALPAKPGANPRKPRGDAKKCRKVYGMDHRDLWCTACRWKKACQRFLD, via the exons ATGGAGGCCGAGCGCCCCCCGGCGCCCGGCCCGGGCTGCGGGCGCCCCCCACTCCGCGCCGCCGGCCGGGACCCCGCGGCCGCGCCCGTGTCGGTGCCCGCGCCGCCGCAG GGCCCTGCCGTGGAGTTCGCGCTGCCGCAGGAGCCGGAGCCGCGGGCCGCGGACTTCGGGgccccgggggcgggggcggcggggccACCGACGCCGTCGGCGCACATCCCGGTGCCAGGGCATAG AGCCCCCCCAGGAAAAGCCCGGCTGGACGAGGTCATGGCTGCCGCAGCCCTCACAAGCCTGTCCACCAGCCCCCTCCTGCTGGGGGCCCCGGCTGTAGCCTTCAGCACAG AGCCCAGCTTGGAGCCCTGGAGGGAGGCCCCGGTGCGGCCGCCgggcagcagcggcagcagcggGGATGGGGGCTGGGGCCCGACCAGCGACCAGTCCTCTCCACCTACCCCTTCGCCCCCGCTGCCCCCTGAGGCAGCCCACTTCCTGTTCGGGGAGCCTGCCCTGAGGAAGAGGAAG AGCTCGCTGCAGGGGCTGTTCCAGTGTCTGTGGAAGCGCTGCGGGAAGGTGCTGAGCTCGGCGTCAGGGATGCAGAGACACATCCGTCTGGTGCACCTGGG CAGGCGGCAGGCAGAGCCAGAGCAGAGCGACGGCGAGGAGGACTTCTACTACACGGAGCTGGACGTCGGCGTGGACTCGCTGACCGACGGGCTGTCTGGCCTGACCCCGGGGTCCCCCACGGCCTCCGTGCCGCCCGCCTTCCCCCGCCTGGAGCCGCTGGAGCCCCCGGCCCTGCCCATCCTGCTGCGCCCGCccgccctgcccccgcccccggtGCTGAGCTCCCTGCCCGCCCCCCAGGTGTGCCCCAGTGACCCCACTTGCCAGGTGGGTGAGGCCTCGGGTGGCTCTGGAGGGGCGCGAGGCCACAGCAGCGTCTCCTCTCAGGGCTGCCTGGCACCCGTCCACCCGGAGCCACAGCCCATCCCGGTCAGGGCCTGCGCGCCAGCCCTGCCGGCCAAGCCCGGTGCCAACCCgag GAAGCCCCGAGGTGACGCCAAGAAGTGCCGGAAAGTGTATGGCATGGACCACCGGGACCTGTGGTGCACGGCCTGCCGCTGGAAGAAGGCCTGCCAACGCTTCCTGGACTGA
- the SLC2A4RG gene encoding SLC2A4 regulator isoform X3 yields the protein MEAERPPAPGPGCGRPPLRAAGRDPAAAPVSVPAPPQGPAVEFALPQEPEPRAADFGAPGAGAAGPPTPSAHIPVPGHRAPPGKARLDEVMAAAALTSLSTSPLLLGAPAVAFSTEPSLEPWREAPVRPPGSSGSSGDGGWGPTSDQSSPPTPSPPLPPEAAHFLFGEPALRKRKSSLQGLFQCLWKRCGKVLSSASGMQRHIRLVHLGRRQAEPEQSDGEEDFYYTELDVGVDSLTDGLSGLTPGSPTASVPPAFPRLEPLEPPALPILLRPPALPPPPVLSSLPAPQGCLAPVHPEPQPIPVRACAPALPAKPGANPRKPRGDAKKCRKVYGMDHRDLWCTACRWKKACQRFLD from the exons ATGGAGGCCGAGCGCCCCCCGGCGCCCGGCCCGGGCTGCGGGCGCCCCCCACTCCGCGCCGCCGGCCGGGACCCCGCGGCCGCGCCCGTGTCGGTGCCCGCGCCGCCGCAG GGCCCTGCCGTGGAGTTCGCGCTGCCGCAGGAGCCGGAGCCGCGGGCCGCGGACTTCGGGgccccgggggcgggggcggcggggccACCGACGCCGTCGGCGCACATCCCGGTGCCAGGGCATAG AGCCCCCCCAGGAAAAGCCCGGCTGGACGAGGTCATGGCTGCCGCAGCCCTCACAAGCCTGTCCACCAGCCCCCTCCTGCTGGGGGCCCCGGCTGTAGCCTTCAGCACAG AGCCCAGCTTGGAGCCCTGGAGGGAGGCCCCGGTGCGGCCGCCgggcagcagcggcagcagcggGGATGGGGGCTGGGGCCCGACCAGCGACCAGTCCTCTCCACCTACCCCTTCGCCCCCGCTGCCCCCTGAGGCAGCCCACTTCCTGTTCGGGGAGCCTGCCCTGAGGAAGAGGAAG AGCTCGCTGCAGGGGCTGTTCCAGTGTCTGTGGAAGCGCTGCGGGAAGGTGCTGAGCTCGGCGTCAGGGATGCAGAGACACATCCGTCTGGTGCACCTGGG CAGGCGGCAGGCAGAGCCAGAGCAGAGCGACGGCGAGGAGGACTTCTACTACACGGAGCTGGACGTCGGCGTGGACTCGCTGACCGACGGGCTGTCTGGCCTGACCCCGGGGTCCCCCACGGCCTCCGTGCCGCCCGCCTTCCCCCGCCTGGAGCCGCTGGAGCCCCCGGCCCTGCCCATCCTGCTGCGCCCGCccgccctgcccccgcccccggtGCTGAGCTCCCTGCCCGCCCCCCAG GGCTGCCTGGCACCCGTCCACCCGGAGCCACAGCCCATCCCGGTCAGGGCCTGCGCGCCAGCCCTGCCGGCCAAGCCCGGTGCCAACCCgag GAAGCCCCGAGGTGACGCCAAGAAGTGCCGGAAAGTGTATGGCATGGACCACCGGGACCTGTGGTGCACGGCCTGCCGCTGGAAGAAGGCCTGCCAACGCTTCCTGGACTGA
- the SLC2A4RG gene encoding SLC2A4 regulator isoform X2: MEAERPPAPGPGCGRPPLRAAGRDPAAAPVSVPAPPQGPAVEFALPQEPEPRAADFGAPGAGAAGPPTPSAHIPVPGHRAPPGKARLDEVMAAAALTSLSTSPLLLGAPAVAFSTEPSLEPWREAPVRPPGSSGSSGDGGWGPTSDQSSPPTPSPPLPPEAAHFLFGEPALRKRKSSLQGLFQCLWKRCGKVLSSASGMQRHIRLVHLGRQAEPEQSDGEEDFYYTELDVGVDSLTDGLSGLTPGSPTASVPPAFPRLEPLEPPALPILLRPPALPPPPVLSSLPAPQVCPSDPTCQVGEASGGSGGARGHSSVSSQGCLAPVHPEPQPIPVRACAPALPAKPGANPRKPRGDAKKCRKVYGMDHRDLWCTACRWKKACQRFLD; encoded by the exons ATGGAGGCCGAGCGCCCCCCGGCGCCCGGCCCGGGCTGCGGGCGCCCCCCACTCCGCGCCGCCGGCCGGGACCCCGCGGCCGCGCCCGTGTCGGTGCCCGCGCCGCCGCAG GGCCCTGCCGTGGAGTTCGCGCTGCCGCAGGAGCCGGAGCCGCGGGCCGCGGACTTCGGGgccccgggggcgggggcggcggggccACCGACGCCGTCGGCGCACATCCCGGTGCCAGGGCATAG AGCCCCCCCAGGAAAAGCCCGGCTGGACGAGGTCATGGCTGCCGCAGCCCTCACAAGCCTGTCCACCAGCCCCCTCCTGCTGGGGGCCCCGGCTGTAGCCTTCAGCACAG AGCCCAGCTTGGAGCCCTGGAGGGAGGCCCCGGTGCGGCCGCCgggcagcagcggcagcagcggGGATGGGGGCTGGGGCCCGACCAGCGACCAGTCCTCTCCACCTACCCCTTCGCCCCCGCTGCCCCCTGAGGCAGCCCACTTCCTGTTCGGGGAGCCTGCCCTGAGGAAGAGGAAG AGCTCGCTGCAGGGGCTGTTCCAGTGTCTGTGGAAGCGCTGCGGGAAGGTGCTGAGCTCGGCGTCAGGGATGCAGAGACACATCCGTCTGGTGCACCTGGG GCGGCAGGCAGAGCCAGAGCAGAGCGACGGCGAGGAGGACTTCTACTACACGGAGCTGGACGTCGGCGTGGACTCGCTGACCGACGGGCTGTCTGGCCTGACCCCGGGGTCCCCCACGGCCTCCGTGCCGCCCGCCTTCCCCCGCCTGGAGCCGCTGGAGCCCCCGGCCCTGCCCATCCTGCTGCGCCCGCccgccctgcccccgcccccggtGCTGAGCTCCCTGCCCGCCCCCCAGGTGTGCCCCAGTGACCCCACTTGCCAGGTGGGTGAGGCCTCGGGTGGCTCTGGAGGGGCGCGAGGCCACAGCAGCGTCTCCTCTCAGGGCTGCCTGGCACCCGTCCACCCGGAGCCACAGCCCATCCCGGTCAGGGCCTGCGCGCCAGCCCTGCCGGCCAAGCCCGGTGCCAACCCgag GAAGCCCCGAGGTGACGCCAAGAAGTGCCGGAAAGTGTATGGCATGGACCACCGGGACCTGTGGTGCACGGCCTGCCGCTGGAAGAAGGCCTGCCAACGCTTCCTGGACTGA